In the Rhododendron vialii isolate Sample 1 chromosome 2a, ASM3025357v1 genome, TACATAGATTGATGAAAGCAGCAAAAGCATTAGATGATTTACATACAGACCACATAGAGTGTAATTTATTTATAGATGTTGAAGGAGCATAACACCAGTAAAGCTCGCAGTAGTCATAAATAGCAGTAGTCATATTAAACCACTCCTTCCTCTCCTGCAAGCTCTTCATCTGCTCTTTGTCCTGAGAAACATTGATGCGTCTGCAGCTCCAAAAGAATTCATTTTCATGTGCTCTATTTATGAGTAAAACAATACAATCATCAAACCCTGGATGTGTTTCTTGTCCTCCTACCTTAACCAACCAtgtttaagttttaaaaaaatgatttcaatCTAGGACTAATGCCTTGCACAATGGTAATAATTTTAACGTAAGTAGCAATTGCATTCACATACTTAAACTTGTAAGCAAGTCGAATTTTGCACTATCATGCAATTATCTTTGCTAACATTTCAAAGTCGAGCCCTAAATGAGTTAGTATTAAAGAAGCTCTTTAGGACTATGATTATGCTAAGCATTTGTACTATCCAATGGAGCCCTTTCACCAAAAATTATCTTAAATTTTTACCCCATTAGACCTATTCTCAAATATGAAATACTCAACATGTAAATGAAAGAGGTGGAGCGAAGTAGAACATGACAAACAATATAGCATACAACACCCCAACTAATCTGCTCACCCATGGATGGACTGCAATTGCGATGACATAAATGTTTATTTGGTAGGCAATAATTCGaaagtgaagttttttttcttgttggccAAATCAGAAGTAATACCTTACATTAGCCCttgggaaaaatattttctgaattcgTTGCGTGTTTCACATGTGATCTAACATTGAGTCCATCTTTCTGATGCAATAAATATTGCCAAATAAGGTCATCTTAAGCAATTCTATATGGTAGCCAAATCCTACTCGTAAAATGGatgaacaaaaactacaatTATTCCGATAAATATCTCCTCATTTACATTTTAAATCAAAATCCTTAcgtatttaattattaaataattactaCACAAACTACGATTATTCCGATAAATTTACTAATCGCACAATTCTACACCTATACATGAATTTCAATACCACAATCCACCATAACTTATCATTTACGAAAGAACTAAACCATCCAATTTAATGTAGAGCCTGCCAAGAACTTTTCAATACAAATAGGACTAAAAGTTAATGAAAACAGGACTAaacattaattaataaattaaattcaGGTCACCATCTACatcaaaaattaagttttggtACTATTTCCATTAAAATGTAGATTAAGGTTTCGGatttccggaaaactacctcaaacgcgattctaagctTGGGTAAGTGTTGCACGGTGTTCGTAGGTCGCTGTGGTGATTCCGAAATCTTGAGGCGGCGTCCGGCGGGGCCCGCGGCGATGGCGGCGGCGTGGGTGTGAAACCCACTGTACGcggctgtttttcttttttttaaaacgctgATGGAGTGAGGGAGTTGCAGTGGTGGGGTTTCGAGGTGGGTGCGGTAGTGGTGGCATCGGGTCAACACCCTGACGGAGTGAGGGAGTTGCGGTGGTGGAGTTTCGAGTTGGGTgcagtagtggtggtggcggttcgGTGGAGAGCCGAAGGACGGAGGAGACGGTGGTGAGGCCGAGAGGGGGAGGTGACGGGTGGTAGAGTTCGGCGGTGTGGGGAGAGAAAGGTCGTGGTGCcgtggaggaggagaggagaggagggcgTTTTGGGTGGTCTTGGACCAGAGGTGATCGTGGAGGCGGGGAGGGGCATTGGGCCGGAGGTGATCCTGTAGGCGGGGAGGGGCATTATTGGAAAATAGCATGCCTTGGACAATTGGTAAAATGGACGAAATCACAGGGCAAAATTGTtccaattgaaaaatggcatccCTCACACCggttcttattatttaggagGAGGATATAATATGTTTTTATAGGCCTCACTCTTATATGGGCCCGTACAATTGGGGGCctccaaaattatttatttacttgCAGTGGCTTTACAGGCTAGCCCAAAGCAGCCCAATATGGATACTCTTAGCAATGTGGTATCCGAAATTGGGACTTCGGGTTGATGTTGTGTGGTGAGGTACATACCACTGTGTTGCGCACCTCTGAGTCTTAGATCTCATTTTGGCAATCAACAATCGAAAGCCTTGcattgctgagatgagatccgagctatcggatgcacgatccgacagtTCGAAAGCACCACTATACAACACCACCCCATAATTCTCGAAATTGTTACTAAATGGAAGGagcagaaaataaaaaaagaaaaggaaattgattgtCACACACCTTTTTATCATTCACACTTCTTGTTTTCATTTACCTTTCAATGTGTGCAATAATGAATTGTTGGATGGGTAGCattataaatttacaaaatttacgtgaataaaaacaaaataaagagtgGAAATGATAAAAAGATGAGCGCAAAAATCACTATCCGAAAACACCCAAGCCATGGTATGCCCGCATCCAAGCCTAGCCCACAGGGAACAacgatttggagagagagagagagagagagagagagagagagaggagtatcAGCTAAACCGAGGGAGAAATCGgggttttccttctttttttatttatcggTGGAAGAAATCGATCAATTGGATGGAAGATTTTAAGTAATCCTAGAAAACAGGCTCGTAATATCAATTCGAAGTACTGGAAATCAGAGGCCATTGCCCATTGCAGAGAGACGgtccaaaagaaaagggtagaGTATTCTTTCACCTTCCATGGGTCGGTGACTATATTCATGTATGCATAAATACGTACCTATGCagttttttgctttgtttatttGATGAAGATGGAATTTTGAGCAATGGGTTCTGTTTAATTGAAGGTATTGtttgttaaggaaatgaattcCACGTTGCTttggagtggaatgagtgataaCATCTGAAACTTTTTCgatcattgccaattggttttgagatggacataaagtttttACATTGTTAAGTTGGAAGCTACTAGCTGTTAGTATTTGTGTTTTTGggtattccttttattttttggggtaaCGCAAGATGTCCcggccagcttgcgcgcactTTGGATTAATCCATACTTTTGGGTATTTGTTTGATTCGGGTTAATGGCTGGTAGTGATGCAGCCGTGCTGCTGTAATTCGGTTATTACTTGCACCTTCATCTCTGAACCAGGATATTGCAGCTGCTAAATttcggtgtgtgtgtgtgtgtgtgtgtgtgagagagagagagagagagagagagagagagagagagagagagagagagagatgtgtttTATATATACTTGGTCCTTAGGGTTCAATACCATGCTCACATGAAGCGTGTTTCTTAGTGCTGTTACATTTTGAAATTGTTTGTTGAAAGAAACCATAGCTGCTCTATTTGCAGCATAATAGTTTGTGGCTGTTTTGCAAGTGTAGAAGTCAGGTTGAGACTTAGGTGTATAAAAATGGCACAGTGGAAGTAAAATAGCGCCTAATTGCTTCACATTTGAAATAGAACAGGAGATACTATGATTGGGAAACTTGTTGGAAATCTGCATAAAATTCACAATTGTGCTAAAATATCACAAGCCTACTACACCAGTGAAGATGCTCTAAACTGAATGATGAAAGGTGGCATCTTCTCTTACATTTTGGATGTAATTTTTTGCTGAGAGATGTGAATAAATCATCCGTTTTGTCACGCAATATGGAAACGACTCAATGAAATGGTTTTAGAGTCATCCGAGGTTATCAAACAAATCCCAGAAAGAGTTGAAAAACCAGCCCAATATCGCAGTAAACCAAAGCAAAAAAGAGTTAGTTATCTTGGTGTTTGTTTATTGTACGCAGTTTTCCAATTCTTTTACTACCTTCCTTGTTTTTGAAGGCCTAGAAATAAGTTCCATATTGATATCTATGGCAGTgatattttaacaaaaatgtTCGGGACCGAGTAAATGTAAAGTTGTTGTTGGTTTGCTGCTTGTCTATTTTCTATGTTAGGGTTTGATTCATTTATTGCATATCCTTGACAGACGCTGCTCTTCTTAGTTCTCCACCAGTTAGGACAGGAAAAACTAATGACAATTACCATCATAGCAGGATAACCAGAAAATTGGTTTTAGATTGGTCCAGTTTCCACCCCATGGAGAAAAAGCTATAAAaaggaaatgagagaaatgcGGACCCAAGGTCACAGGTTATACTACCTGAGTTTGCTGCTCCAAGACCGAGGTGTTAATTATGTATAATTAGACAATTTTTGATGGAGCTCGTGTTGTGCGTACGGTTTTAAGGTGGTCTGTGCAGTCCCTTGCATGTTCTCTGTTTGCTTCACTCTCATGTCAATTTTACTTAAAACTAACCTAATCTCTTACTTCTTGACTGGCAAATGTATCTGTGAGCTCTTTATTTTGGTTTGGAATAGAAGTGGGAGTTTGTAAGCATAATATCATAGTGCAATTTTCTTTTGTCCTCTGTTTGGAGTTTATTGAAAATGTTAGATGTGTTTCCTGAAATCCTGATCCTTTTATTGTATAATTTGTGTGTAATGCATCATAATAGTACGATGCCAAATGCTGGAATGTTGTACAAGAAATGACATGTACATCAATCTACTATATGGAATTCGTTGCTCTAGACTAACTGAGATAAGAAGATTTGGACTTCAGTGATCGAGGCGGGGATCTAAGTTCAATGACCGGGGAGTCAAGTTTCCTAAGCGTGCCATTTGGTAATGCCTCTGCCCTCAAGTAGTGAAAGCTCTCGCGCTTCTTGTGAACCCCTCTGTCCGCTGGTGAGGGTAACCTTGCGAGCGGTAATCAGATGGATTGAAAATGGGGTGCTCTTTTCTTGTGTTGAAAATCGGGAATTCTTTTGTTGATGCTTTGTTAGCCCTTAAACAATTTTCTATCACCTGGATCTCTTCTGAAAATCTTGTTCTCAGATCTTTGAAGCCTTGCCTGGTTTTTTGACCTGATCTTTCACTAGGAAGAAACCCTCTGGTTGTTGCCGGATGATTGCTGGTTGCATATGGAGTTCTATTGCACTCAATGCAGCGGCTACTTCGTCTCTCCAGGTTAAATTCTGCTCTTTTTGCGTCTTGAGAAAGGCATTCATAGGCCTGCCATAAACATCAGTGTTTCTCACACATCTGGAATGTTTTTGAGATTTGATACCTatataaatactttttttttttaccattctTAGTGTAATCTCAATTAACCTAGTGAACGTGTTTGTGAAGGAGACGATCTTTACAAAAGGAATCGTAAACTTACCTCTGACAGAAGCTTGAAGGCAACTTCGGCCTTCGGATGCTTGTTCTTATCAGGATGAATTTGTAAAGCTGCCAAGAAAACAAGACGTAGTTTTAAATAATCTGTAAGTATCTACATGTGTGCATCTATCTACAGAAAGATGTAGCACCAAGTTTGTGGTATTGCTTTCTAATCACATCCGAGCCTGCATTCTCTTCAACCTATCGAAACCCGATAACCAAAACAAATCAGAAACTCAAATAACTGTTCCGAATAGGAACAAAGAGACGTTTCGAAGAACAAACATACTCGAAGAATTAGGTACCAGTCAAGGAAAGGCGATCTGCTTCGGTTGCCACCATGCCGATGAGCACAAGCAATGGCACGCCTCGATATGTTGCAAGTCTCTGTCACTAACTGGGATTTGGGATCTGATTCTTCACTCGCTAACctcattggagagagagagagagagagagagagagagagagagagagatgaacaaATGTATGTCTTTGCTTTCAATGTGGGTGAAGCGGTTAAGAAAACAGAGGTTACAGTTTGAGGGAGGGAtggaaatgttttttaaaaagtggatTAGTTGCTGAGAAGGGGGGTTACCGTTTGTCTTTACACGTGGCATCACTTGATTGGGTCAAGAAGCAGTCAAGCTACCAAAGCCCCTtcctttttaaatttgtttagtTTGGTCTGAGTTTGACTTTCTCTTTAGGGAGCATCTTGAAGAAAGCAAAATTTTATTTCATTCTCATTTAAATAAAGAGCCACATTAGCAAAACAATAACGCAAGCAATAAATTCAAATCCTATTCATTAGTCGAAAagtttgccaatcaaaaaaagaaaaaaaaagaaaaattatttgaagaTCCTTTGGAGAGGATTTGGTCTAATGGCTACTTCAAGGTAAGCAAATACCTATATAATGTGTAGTGTAAAATTTTGCGTCTTCCTTTGGAGATGCTATTAATTCTTCGATATCTTGAAGTCTTCATACATACGGCAGAGAGAGATTTTGTGAGAGGAACCCTAAGATCATTAAATTAGAAAACTCATAAAAGTTGATAGAATTGCTATtaaaattttaagtgaatcgtGTGACATAATCATCGATGTCAAATATATTCTCCGACTTTCCTCCGAATTGGCTCATCTTTAGTGCTCTTATTTTCCTAATGAAACGGAATCTTTTGGATCTCTCTATGTTTCTACACAGATATATAAAAGGTACGTGGAAAAAAATTGCAATTATATCTAGAAATATGTCAACTTTTCTAAAGTCGCTAATCAGTTTGTAGTTTAAACTAGTTTAAAAATCTCAATAACGCTTTGTCATTCTATTTTACAATCCTTGCAACCAATTAAACTATAGAAGTGTGAAAATCTTTCCTATCTAGCTGTGTCACTAATAAATTAGAAGTTCGCAAGTTTAGAACGCAATTGAATTTAGCCGTCGAGAGACATTTTTGCGTGATACAGTTGCCTTGGaattttggaaatattgattttgtaaaaaagagagaggaaatattgattttgaaaatctaccGCGGAACTAAATTTATATGTATTTTCCTTGGGGGGTTACCTCTCATTAAATTGGGAATACCATTTTTATTCCAATGGTATGTTGCTCGTGAACCTGTCAAAGAATTCATGTAAGACCCATTTTTTGTGGGTCATGGACAGAAGAAATGTTATAAAGAAGACGCTACATACATATGAATTTCCGAAAAAGAAAACCTCTTCCGTGTTTATTGCTGGAATTCTGGGCTAAGCTCTGCTTGATTGGACTtgggataaataaataaataaagttcaAAGAGCGATGCGTAGAATagccttgcaaaaaatcaagttgctCGGATATTGGTAATGCAGTAA is a window encoding:
- the LOC131317656 gene encoding uncharacterized protein LOC131317656 — protein: MRLASEESDPKSQLVTETCNISRRAIACAHRHGGNRSRSPFLDWYLILRVEENAGSDVIRKQYHKLALQIHPDKNKHPKAEVAFKLLSEAYECLSQDAKRAEFNLERRSSRCIECNRTPYATSNHPATTRGFLPSERSGQKTRQGFKDLRTRFSEEIQVIENCLRANKASTKEFPIFNTRKEHPIFNPSDYRSQGYPHQRTEGFTRSARAFTT